A single Myxococcales bacterium DNA region contains:
- a CDS encoding Fic family protein gives MSNLPPRFTITHALTAGLTTIERARGFLEAATLSDEWVRRMSQRALLLEAHHTTHIEGTQLTIEQAERLWAGQTVAEAPADDAREFLNYRNAFNLVSEYLQSGEAITEGLVREIHKCLVEGVRGGEGGPGVYRNVQNYVVSSQTRAVIYTPPPPADVPPLMQELIAWLRTDTPIHPVMVAGIAQFQLVHIHPFLDGNGRTSRLLSTLCLYRTGYDFKRLFTLSEFYDRDRTRFYRALQAVRENDMDLTGWLEFFVEGLATQLAEVKLRGEFAIRRDVLVNAHRLNPRQAQAVEHVLEHGRIDIRTFEALCPESPRRTLQRDLAQMEAMGLLTREGGTNKAAYTPSGKW, from the coding sequence CTCCCCCCGCGCTTCACGATCACCCACGCCCTCACGGCGGGTCTGACCACGATCGAGCGCGCGAGAGGGTTCCTCGAGGCCGCCACGCTGTCCGATGAGTGGGTCCGGCGCATGAGCCAGCGCGCCCTGCTGCTCGAAGCCCACCACACCACGCATATCGAGGGCACGCAGCTCACCATCGAGCAAGCCGAACGCCTGTGGGCCGGCCAGACCGTGGCCGAAGCCCCCGCCGACGACGCGCGCGAGTTTCTGAACTACCGCAACGCCTTCAACCTCGTCTCCGAATACCTGCAAAGCGGCGAGGCCATCACAGAAGGCCTCGTGCGCGAGATCCACAAGTGCCTGGTGGAAGGCGTGCGTGGCGGTGAAGGCGGCCCCGGCGTCTATCGCAACGTCCAGAACTACGTCGTCAGCAGCCAGACCCGCGCCGTCATCTACACCCCGCCCCCGCCCGCCGACGTGCCCCCGCTGATGCAGGAGCTGATCGCCTGGCTGCGCACCGATACGCCCATTCACCCCGTAATGGTGGCCGGCATCGCCCAGTTCCAGCTCGTACACATTCACCCCTTCCTCGACGGCAACGGCCGCACCTCGCGCCTGCTGTCCACCCTGTGCCTTTACCGCACCGGCTACGACTTCAAGCGCCTGTTCACCCTCAGCGAGTTCTACGACCGCGACCGCACCCGGTTTTACCGCGCCCTTCAGGCCGTGCGCGAAAATGACATGGACCTCACCGGCTGGCTCGAGTTCTTCGTCGAAGGCCTCGCCACCCAGCTCGCCGAGGTCAAGCTGCGCGGCGAGTTCGCCATTCGCCGCGACGTTTTGGTGAACGCCCACCGCCTGAACCCCCGCCAGGCCCAGGCCGTCGAGCACGTGCTCGAACACGGCCGCATCGACATTCGCACTTTCGAGGCCTTGTGCCCCGAATCCCCCCGGCGCACCCTCCAGCGGGACCTTGCCCAGATGGAGGCGATGGGGCTGCTCACGCGAGAAGGCGGCACCAACAAAGCCGCCTATACGCCGTCCGGAAAGTGGTGA